One Nonomuraea angiospora DNA segment encodes these proteins:
- a CDS encoding PASTA domain-containing protein, translating into MRIEDDLADAMAAHVADVQAPPDLGRSVRRRNRSRVLRFRVAGAALVTAAVAVAVPVALNSGEPAGGQAATGQDRAVVRDDVTVPDVTGKPATEAASLLRAAGLLADVAATEVRDNRVIGQKPAAGEQVAPGSHVELTLEPPPVTMPQDLGDLGDGREFGGIRLDYLPEGLEWGKWSGKDGFGKHSFTTTYDKPGNEPGHYSVQVIVYEGEAAKSALARFPKAGAETVDVGGRKARLATLGEGGGIMTDGSEGTLTISWKLRDGLAVEVCFSPDYVKDVDGPAEARKIAEAIRATG; encoded by the coding sequence ATGAGGATCGAGGACGACCTCGCGGACGCCATGGCGGCCCACGTCGCCGACGTGCAGGCCCCGCCGGACCTGGGCAGGTCCGTACGGCGCCGCAACCGCTCCCGCGTGCTCCGCTTCCGGGTGGCGGGCGCGGCGCTCGTCACGGCGGCCGTGGCGGTGGCCGTGCCCGTGGCACTGAACTCCGGGGAACCCGCCGGTGGGCAGGCCGCGACCGGTCAGGACCGGGCCGTGGTGCGCGACGACGTGACCGTGCCGGACGTGACGGGCAAGCCCGCCACCGAGGCGGCGTCCCTCCTGCGCGCGGCCGGGCTGCTGGCCGACGTGGCGGCGACGGAGGTGCGGGACAACCGGGTGATCGGGCAGAAGCCTGCCGCCGGGGAGCAGGTGGCGCCCGGCAGCCATGTCGAGCTCACCCTGGAGCCGCCGCCCGTCACGATGCCGCAGGACCTGGGCGATCTGGGCGACGGGCGGGAGTTCGGCGGCATCCGCCTGGATTACCTGCCGGAAGGGCTCGAATGGGGCAAGTGGTCGGGCAAGGACGGGTTCGGCAAGCACAGTTTCACCACCACCTATGACAAGCCGGGCAACGAGCCGGGGCACTACTCCGTACAGGTGATCGTGTACGAGGGAGAGGCCGCCAAGAGCGCCCTCGCCCGCTTCCCCAAGGCCGGCGCCGAGACCGTGGACGTCGGCGGCAGGAAGGCGCGCCTGGCGACGCTCGGCGAGGGCGGCGGGATCATGACGGACGGCTCGGAGGGCACGCTCACGATCTCCTGGAAGCTGCGCGACGGGCTCGCGGTCGAGGTCTGCTTCAGTCCCGACTACGTCAAGGACGTGGACGGCCCCGCCGAGGCCAGGAAGATCGCGGAAGCCATCCGCGCGACCGGCTGA
- a CDS encoding pyridoxal phosphate-dependent aminotransferase, producing MSTRPRVSARISAISESATLAVDAKAKAMKAAGRPVIGFGAGEPDFPTPGYIVEAAVQAAREPRFHKYTPAGGLPELKQAIADKTRRDSGYAVEASQVLVTNGGKQAVYEAFATLLDPGDEVLVVAPYWTTYPEAIKLAGGVQVDVVTDESTGYLASVEQLEAARTERTKVLLFVSPSNPTGAVYSREQTEAIGRWAAEHGLWVVTDEIYEHLVYGGAEFTSIATAVPELGDRVVILNGVAKTYAMTGWRVGWLIGPSDVVKAATNLQSHATSNVANVSQAAALAAVSGDLSAVAEMRAAFDRRRQTMVRMLNEIPGVFCPEPKGAFYAYPSVKDLIGKELRGRRPQSSGELAELILEEAEVAVVPGEAFGTPGYFRLSYALGDDDLVEGVSRMAKLLSEAR from the coding sequence ATGTCCACCCGACCCCGCGTCTCCGCGAGAATCTCCGCCATTTCCGAGTCCGCCACGCTCGCCGTGGACGCCAAGGCCAAGGCGATGAAGGCCGCCGGGCGCCCCGTCATCGGCTTCGGCGCGGGCGAGCCCGACTTCCCGACGCCCGGCTACATCGTCGAGGCGGCGGTCCAGGCCGCCCGCGAGCCGCGCTTCCACAAGTACACGCCGGCGGGCGGGCTGCCCGAGCTCAAGCAGGCCATCGCCGACAAGACCCGGCGCGACTCCGGCTACGCGGTCGAGGCGTCGCAGGTGCTGGTCACCAACGGCGGCAAGCAGGCGGTCTACGAGGCGTTCGCGACGCTGCTCGACCCGGGCGACGAGGTTCTGGTCGTGGCGCCCTACTGGACCACCTACCCCGAGGCGATCAAGCTGGCCGGCGGCGTGCAGGTCGACGTCGTGACCGACGAGTCCACCGGCTACCTGGCGAGCGTCGAGCAGCTGGAGGCCGCACGCACCGAGCGGACCAAGGTCCTGCTGTTCGTCTCGCCGTCCAACCCGACGGGCGCCGTCTACTCCCGCGAGCAGACGGAGGCGATCGGCCGCTGGGCGGCCGAGCACGGCCTGTGGGTCGTCACCGACGAGATCTACGAGCACCTCGTGTACGGCGGCGCCGAGTTCACCAGCATCGCCACGGCCGTGCCCGAGCTGGGCGACCGGGTCGTGATCCTCAACGGCGTGGCCAAGACCTACGCGATGACCGGCTGGCGCGTGGGCTGGCTGATCGGCCCCTCCGACGTCGTCAAGGCGGCCACCAACCTGCAGTCCCACGCCACCTCCAACGTCGCCAACGTCTCCCAGGCGGCCGCGCTGGCCGCCGTGTCCGGCGACCTGTCGGCGGTGGCGGAGATGCGCGCGGCGTTCGACCGGCGCCGCCAGACGATGGTCCGGATGCTCAACGAGATCCCGGGCGTGTTCTGCCCGGAACCGAAGGGGGCGTTCTACGCGTACCCGTCGGTCAAGGACCTGATCGGCAAGGAGCTGCGCGGCCGGCGGCCGCAGTCGTCCGGCGAGCTGGCCGAGCTGATCCTGGAGGAGGCCGAGGTGGCGGTGGTGCCGGGCGAGGCGTTCGGCACGCCGGGCTACTTCCGCCTGTCCTACGCGCTGGGCGACGACGACCTGGTCGAGGGCGTCAGCCGGATGGCCAAGCTGCTGTCGGAGGCGCGCTAG
- the secE gene encoding preprotein translocase subunit SecE, producing MAIDTRGETADKPSGEKKTRTSPALFYRQVVNELRKVIWPTRKDLITYTTVVLVFVLIMVAIVYGLDSALGWAVLKVFGGS from the coding sequence GTGGCGATCGACACGCGCGGCGAGACCGCAGACAAGCCGAGTGGCGAGAAGAAGACGCGCACTTCGCCTGCCCTTTTCTATCGGCAGGTCGTCAACGAGCTCCGCAAGGTCATCTGGCCGACACGCAAGGATCTCATCACCTACACCACGGTCGTTCTGGTATTCGTTCTGATCATGGTGGCGATCGTCTACGGGCTCGACAGCGCCCTGGGATGGGCAGTCCTCAAGGTCTTCGGCGGCAGCTGA
- the nusG gene encoding transcription termination/antitermination protein NusG — MSESSVPAGESREEWDDELEEATEESSEEELQEEAEVAEGDEAAEASDVEDETVLPDVDPVEEFKSSLRGLPGEWYVIHSYAGYENRVKSNIESRNVSLNMEDYIYQVEVPTHTVQEFKSGKKVPVKERVLPGYVLVRMELTDESWAAVRNTPGVTGFVGLSNKPSPLSLDEVAKLLAPEPTEETKKATAKASAGPSVEFEIGESVTVMDGPFATLPASVSEISPESQKLKVLVSIFGRETPVELSFNQVSKI; from the coding sequence GTGTCCGAGTCTTCAGTTCCGGCCGGCGAGTCCCGCGAGGAGTGGGACGACGAGCTGGAAGAGGCCACTGAGGAGTCCTCCGAGGAGGAGCTCCAGGAGGAGGCCGAGGTCGCGGAGGGCGACGAGGCAGCCGAGGCTTCCGACGTCGAGGACGAGACGGTTCTTCCCGACGTCGATCCCGTCGAAGAGTTCAAGAGCTCGCTGCGCGGCCTTCCCGGTGAGTGGTACGTCATCCACTCCTACGCCGGTTACGAGAATCGCGTGAAGTCCAACATCGAGAGCCGCAACGTGTCGCTCAACATGGAGGACTACATCTACCAGGTCGAGGTGCCGACGCACACCGTCCAGGAGTTCAAGAGCGGCAAGAAGGTGCCGGTCAAGGAGCGCGTGCTGCCCGGCTACGTGCTGGTGCGCATGGAGCTGACCGACGAGTCCTGGGCCGCCGTGCGTAACACGCCCGGTGTGACCGGCTTCGTCGGCCTGTCCAACAAGCCGAGCCCGCTCAGCCTCGACGAGGTCGCCAAGCTGCTGGCGCCCGAGCCGACCGAGGAGACCAAGAAGGCCACGGCCAAGGCGAGCGCCGGCCCTTCGGTCGAGTTCGAGATCGGCGAGTCCGTCACGGTCATGGACGGCCCGTTCGCCACGCTGCCCGCCTCGGTGAGCGAGATCAGCCCCGAGTCGCAGAAGCTCAAGGTGCTCGTCTCGATCTTCGGCCGCGAGACCCCGGTCGAGCTCTCGTTCAACCAGGTCTCGAAGATCTAG
- the rplK gene encoding 50S ribosomal protein L11: MPPKKKIAALVKVQLPAGQATPAPPVGTALGPHGVNIMDFVKQYNAATEAQRGNIIPVEITIFEDRSFTFITKTPPAPELIKKALGLDKGSAVPHRDKVGKLSREQLRSIAETKMPDLNANDIEAAEKIIAGTARSMGITVAE; this comes from the coding sequence ATGCCTCCGAAGAAGAAAATCGCCGCTCTGGTGAAGGTCCAGCTCCCCGCTGGACAGGCCACCCCGGCGCCGCCGGTGGGTACCGCGCTCGGTCCCCACGGCGTCAACATCATGGACTTCGTCAAGCAGTACAACGCTGCGACGGAGGCCCAGCGGGGCAACATCATCCCCGTTGAGATCACCATTTTCGAAGACCGCAGCTTCACCTTCATCACGAAGACGCCGCCGGCGCCCGAGCTGATCAAGAAGGCCCTCGGTCTCGACAAGGGCAGCGCGGTCCCGCACCGCGACAAGGTGGGCAAGCTCAGCCGCGAGCAGCTGCGCAGCATCGCCGAGACGAAGATGCCCGACCTCAACGCCAACGACATCGAGGCGGCCGAGAAGATCATCGCCGGCACCGCCCGGTCGATGGGCATCACCGTCGCCGAGTAA